Proteins co-encoded in one Halorussus lipolyticus genomic window:
- a CDS encoding UbiA family prenyltransferase, producing the protein MAVFDADSRSVRTTASAYAELVRVPNLFTAPPDVILGGALASAASAVIGTDTTVSLRALAGLAVGSILLYAGGTMLNDYFDAPQDADERPERPIPSGRVSRPAALRFGLGLLGAGVVVSGVAAGLGGALVASALAAAILLYDGALKGGPVGFLAMGSARGLNVLLGTTAAVGISLGSLPGWALAVPVVVAGYIAAVTYMAAEEATGAERRAVAVAGAGVVAATASALALVWSDGSGAPLAGSAFAVGFLAWTGRALVGAYRNPVPEVVGPAVGTCVVALVVLDAAFAAIAGVGWTLAVAAFLLPAVGLSRMFDVS; encoded by the coding sequence GTGGCAGTCTTCGACGCCGACTCGCGGAGCGTCCGAACCACGGCGTCGGCCTACGCCGAACTCGTCCGGGTGCCCAACCTGTTCACCGCGCCGCCGGACGTGATTCTGGGCGGGGCGCTCGCAAGCGCCGCGTCGGCAGTGATTGGGACCGACACCACGGTCTCGCTCCGGGCGCTCGCCGGACTCGCGGTCGGGTCGATACTGCTCTACGCCGGGGGCACGATGCTCAACGACTACTTCGACGCGCCCCAAGACGCCGACGAGCGCCCCGAGCGCCCGATTCCCTCGGGGCGAGTCTCGCGGCCGGCGGCGCTCCGGTTCGGCCTCGGTCTGCTCGGAGCGGGCGTGGTCGTCTCGGGAGTGGCCGCGGGCCTCGGTGGGGCACTCGTCGCGTCGGCGCTCGCCGCGGCCATCCTGCTCTACGACGGGGCGCTCAAGGGCGGTCCGGTCGGCTTTCTGGCGATGGGGTCGGCCCGAGGACTGAACGTCCTCCTCGGCACGACTGCGGCAGTCGGGATTTCGCTCGGTTCGCTTCCGGGGTGGGCGCTGGCGGTTCCGGTCGTCGTCGCTGGCTATATCGCCGCGGTGACGTACATGGCCGCCGAGGAGGCCACCGGCGCGGAACGCCGGGCAGTCGCGGTGGCCGGAGCAGGGGTAGTCGCGGCCACGGCGTCGGCGCTGGCGCTGGTCTGGTCCGACGGGTCGGGCGCACCGCTTGCCGGGAGCGCGTTCGCGGTCGGCTTTCTGGCGTGGACTGGCCGGGCGCTCGTCGGGGCCTACCGGAATCCGGTGCCCGAGGTGGTGGGTCCCGCAGTCGGCACCTGCGTCGTCGCGCTGGTGGTCCTCGACGCGGCGTTCGCGGCGATTGCGGGCGTCGGATGGACGCTCGCAGTGGCGGCGTTTCTCCTGCCAGCAGTCGGCCTCTCTCGCATGTTCGACGTTTCGTAG
- a CDS encoding sugar phosphate isomerase/epimerase family protein, whose translation MEFGFSANAFRDYGPVETIEILADIGYDGVELLFDQPHLYPPETTDADVAEIEDALADNDIAISNCNAFMLTAIEGFHHPSYIEEDAEYRQRRIDYTREALEVADALDFGYISIEPGGPIPDGKSREWAMETFAQSLSEVIPTAERLDVDLLVEPEPDLLIETTDQFLDCLEMVDSDAVGCNFDAGHLFCVGEDPAAAVETLAPYTQHYHVEDIPEDRSHEHTQLGDGAMDVDGFLEAVDDSGYDGFVTVELYPYQETAEETARKSYAYLEDHGWV comes from the coding sequence ATGGAGTTCGGATTCTCAGCCAACGCCTTCCGCGACTACGGCCCGGTCGAGACAATCGAGATTCTGGCCGACATCGGCTACGACGGCGTGGAACTCCTGTTCGACCAGCCACATCTCTACCCGCCCGAGACCACCGACGCCGACGTGGCCGAAATCGAGGACGCCCTCGCAGACAACGACATCGCCATCAGCAACTGCAACGCCTTCATGCTGACCGCAATCGAGGGCTTCCATCACCCCTCTTACATCGAGGAGGACGCCGAGTACCGCCAACGGCGCATCGACTACACCCGAGAGGCCCTCGAAGTCGCCGACGCACTCGACTTCGGCTACATCTCCATCGAACCCGGCGGGCCGATTCCCGACGGGAAGTCCCGCGAGTGGGCGATGGAGACGTTCGCACAGAGCCTGAGCGAGGTGATTCCGACCGCCGAGCGACTGGACGTGGACCTGCTGGTCGAACCCGAACCCGACCTGCTCATCGAGACGACCGACCAGTTCCTCGACTGTCTGGAGATGGTCGATTCGGACGCGGTGGGGTGCAACTTCGACGCCGGGCACCTGTTCTGCGTCGGCGAGGACCCCGCCGCCGCAGTCGAAACCCTCGCGCCCTACACCCAACACTACCACGTCGAGGACATCCCCGAGGACCGGTCGCACGAACACACCCAACTCGGCGACGGCGCGATGGACGTGGACGGCTTCCTCGAAGCGGTGGACGACTCGGGCTACGATGGCTTCGTCACGGTCGAACTCTACCCCTATCAGGAGACCGCCGAGGAGACCGCCCGCAAGTCCTACGCTTACCTCGAAGACCACGGGTGGGTGTGA
- a CDS encoding TatD family hydrolase, whose translation MRIIDPHMHMVSRSSDDYERARRAGIECCIEPAFWSGTDKQHAESFFDYFEQIIDFETERAERAGGMDHYVTIALEPKEANYPEMAEEVMDKIPEYLDRENVVGVGEIGLDQGTDEEERAFRRQLQMAEERELPVIVHTPHENKPEGTERLVEMIQDEDVTEERIIIDHNTENTVETSLQTDCWVGFTLYPGKIEDEKAIDLLEEHGTDKMILNSAADWDPSDPLAVPKARDKMLDRGWDREEVRKVVFENPYEFFNQSPNFDYEP comes from the coding sequence ATGCGTATCATCGACCCACACATGCACATGGTCTCCCGGTCGAGCGACGACTACGAGCGCGCTCGCCGGGCCGGAATCGAGTGCTGTATCGAACCGGCGTTCTGGAGTGGGACGGACAAGCAACACGCCGAGTCCTTCTTCGACTACTTCGAGCAAATCATCGACTTCGAGACCGAACGCGCCGAACGCGCTGGCGGGATGGACCACTACGTCACCATCGCCTTAGAGCCGAAAGAGGCCAACTACCCCGAGATGGCCGAGGAGGTCATGGATAAAATCCCGGAGTATCTGGACCGCGAGAACGTGGTCGGTGTCGGCGAAATCGGTCTCGACCAAGGCACGGACGAGGAGGAACGTGCCTTCCGGCGACAACTCCAGATGGCCGAAGAACGAGAGCTACCGGTCATCGTTCACACGCCGCACGAGAACAAGCCCGAGGGCACCGAGCGACTGGTCGAGATGATTCAAGACGAGGACGTGACCGAGGAGCGAATCATCATCGACCACAACACCGAGAACACCGTCGAAACCTCGCTCCAGACCGACTGCTGGGTCGGGTTCACGCTCTACCCCGGCAAAATCGAGGACGAGAAGGCAATCGACCTGCTGGAAGAACACGGCACAGACAAGATGATTCTGAACAGCGCGGCCGACTGGGACCCCTCTGATCCACTCGCCGTGCCGAAGGCCCGCGACAAGATGCTCGACAGGGGTTGGGACCGCGAGGAGGTCCGAAAAGTCGTCTTCGAGAACCCCTACGAGTTCTTCAATCAGTCGCCGAACTTCGACTACGAACCCTGA
- a CDS encoding inositol-3-phosphate synthase yields MTDTGVWLVGARGNVATTAMAGARAIARGETDQTGMVTGRRPYSALDLPAVEDLRFGGHDIRETSVVETARVLSESGVPKPEQVDAVEEDLREIDGRIRTGTAVNCGRAVADLSDRERLEERFSVEEVVAQIRDDYETFRSDHNLDRLVVVNVASTEPELADADRYDTREKFEEAVADDDADLPASSLYAYAALVDGHPYVNFTPSTGSALGGLHEVAEDEGVPHMGRDAKTGETLVKSALAPMFAGRNLRVMSWEGHNILGNTDGKVLEDKENEAGKLASKGDVLDSILPEVGHNRVRIDYTPSLGDWKTAWDYVHFEGFLNTEMTMQFTWEGSDSALAAPLVLDLVRLVAHADDHGESGLQPQLASFFKAPMGVEEHDLSRQFDLLDEYAERHLEAEE; encoded by the coding sequence ATGACCGATACAGGTGTGTGGCTAGTCGGGGCGCGGGGGAACGTGGCGACGACCGCGATGGCGGGGGCGAGGGCGATCGCTCGGGGTGAGACCGACCAGACGGGGATGGTGACCGGGCGGAGACCCTACTCGGCGTTGGACCTTCCGGCGGTCGAGGACCTTCGCTTCGGCGGTCACGACATCCGGGAGACTAGCGTGGTCGAGACCGCCAGAGTCCTCTCCGAGAGCGGGGTGCCGAAACCGGAACAGGTCGATGCGGTCGAGGAGGACCTCCGGGAAATCGACGGGCGAATCCGGACCGGAACCGCGGTCAATTGCGGCAGGGCGGTCGCCGACCTGAGCGACCGCGAGCGATTAGAGGAGCGTTTCAGCGTCGAGGAGGTCGTGGCCCAGATTCGGGACGACTACGAGACCTTCCGGAGCGACCACAATCTCGACAGACTCGTGGTGGTCAACGTGGCCTCGACCGAACCCGAACTGGCGGACGCCGACCGATACGACACCCGCGAGAAGTTCGAGGAGGCCGTCGCCGACGACGACGCCGACCTGCCGGCGAGTTCGCTCTACGCCTACGCCGCGCTGGTCGATGGCCACCCCTACGTCAACTTCACACCGAGTACGGGGTCGGCCCTCGGCGGACTGCACGAAGTCGCCGAGGACGAGGGCGTGCCCCATATGGGCCGGGACGCCAAGACCGGCGAGACGCTTGTCAAGTCCGCGCTCGCGCCGATGTTCGCCGGGCGGAACCTCCGGGTCATGTCGTGGGAAGGCCACAATATCCTTGGGAATACAGATGGAAAGGTATTGGAAGACAAGGAAAACGAGGCCGGGAAGCTGGCGAGCAAGGGCGACGTTCTCGACTCGATTCTGCCCGAGGTCGGCCACAACCGGGTCCGCATCGACTACACGCCGTCGCTGGGCGACTGGAAGACCGCGTGGGACTACGTTCACTTCGAGGGATTTCTGAACACCGAGATGACGATGCAGTTCACGTGGGAGGGGTCGGACTCGGCGCTGGCCGCGCCGCTGGTCCTCGATTTGGTGCGACTCGTCGCCCACGCCGACGACCACGGCGAGTCGGGGCTTCAGCCACAGTTGGCCTCGTTCTTCAAGGCCCCGATGGGCGTCGAAGAACACGACCTGTCCCGGCAGTTCGACCTGCTGGACGAGTACGCCGAGCGACATCTGGAGGCCGAGGAATGA
- a CDS encoding alkaline phosphatase family protein: protein MTAERVVVLNVVGFRPEYLGSGHAPNLTDLLGESAADLRPPFPAVTIPVQTTLATGQSPATHGDVANGEYDRESDSVAFWERDRGDRERIWETARDAGLTTGALFFQHLIGTNADVAVTPSPIEDENNDLIEMNCWTNPDDFYDELEAEHGHFPLHHYWGPGANEESSEWILTAARESVERYDPDLLWVYVPHLDYDAQRHGPDSAELMDAVETVDAMVGGFLDHLRNDDRWDETVVGVVSEYGFHGVETPVFPNRALREAGLLEAHEEDTEAENSEAEDSEDGEGGIDVDIPASDAFAMVDHQAAHVYTDQEAIPEAREVLAGLDGVAEVLGEEGKAEYGIDHEDSGELVLVADPDAWFQYYWWADDETPPSYATEMDIHAKPGFDPCELFFGEKVPVSLSPSQISGSHGRVDDDVGGICAFGGPAAPDELPSEVDARQVAPTIAGLLGVEDDLGMDFEGSSVVE, encoded by the coding sequence ATGACCGCCGAGCGAGTCGTCGTCCTCAACGTGGTTGGCTTCCGACCCGAATATCTGGGAAGCGGCCACGCGCCGAACCTGACCGACCTCCTCGGGGAATCGGCCGCCGACCTGCGACCGCCCTTCCCGGCGGTGACGATTCCGGTCCAGACCACGCTGGCGACCGGTCAGTCTCCCGCGACCCACGGCGACGTGGCCAACGGCGAGTACGACAGGGAGTCCGATTCGGTGGCCTTCTGGGAGCGCGACCGAGGAGACCGCGAGCGAATCTGGGAGACTGCGAGAGACGCCGGACTCACCACGGGTGCGCTCTTTTTCCAGCACCTCATCGGAACCAACGCAGACGTGGCGGTGACGCCCTCGCCCATCGAGGACGAGAACAACGACCTCATCGAGATGAACTGCTGGACCAACCCCGACGACTTCTACGACGAGTTAGAGGCCGAACACGGCCACTTCCCGCTCCATCACTACTGGGGACCGGGGGCGAACGAGGAGTCCAGCGAGTGGATTCTGACCGCGGCGCGCGAGTCGGTTGAACGCTACGACCCCGACCTGCTCTGGGTCTACGTCCCGCATCTGGACTACGACGCCCAGCGCCACGGGCCGGATTCGGCGGAACTGATGGACGCGGTCGAAACCGTGGACGCGATGGTCGGCGGGTTTCTGGACCACCTCCGGAACGACGACCGGTGGGACGAGACGGTAGTCGGCGTCGTCAGCGAGTACGGATTCCACGGCGTCGAGACGCCGGTCTTCCCGAATCGCGCGCTCCGCGAGGCCGGACTGCTGGAAGCACACGAGGAGGACACCGAGGCGGAAAACAGCGAGGCAGAAGACAGCGAGGACGGCGAGGGCGGAATCGACGTGGACATTCCGGCCTCCGACGCCTTCGCCATGGTGGACCATCAGGCCGCACACGTCTACACCGACCAAGAAGCCATCCCGGAGGCCCGCGAGGTCCTCGCGGGACTGGATGGCGTCGCCGAAGTCCTCGGCGAGGAGGGCAAAGCCGAGTACGGAATCGACCACGAGGACTCGGGCGAGTTGGTCCTCGTCGCCGACCCGGACGCGTGGTTCCAGTACTACTGGTGGGCCGACGACGAGACACCGCCCTCCTACGCCACCGAGATGGACATCCACGCCAAACCCGGCTTCGACCCCTGCGAACTGTTCTTCGGCGAGAAGGTCCCGGTATCGCTCTCGCCGTCGCAAATCAGCGGGTCCCACGGCCGGGTGGACGACGACGTTGGCGGCATCTGCGCCTTCGGCGGCCCGGCCGCGCCCGACGAACTCCCGAGCGAGGTAGACGCCCGACAGGTCGCGCCGACGATTGCTGGCCTTCTGGGAGTCGAGGACGACCTCGGGATGGACTTCGAGGGGTCCTCGGTGGTGGAGTAG
- a CDS encoding extracellular solute-binding protein, translating into MPNRRDVVRRGAGLFAVGSAVGVGALAVRSDADETEAGRDRASSTTERERGRANVLVAGSLQKLATEVGRASVEAHGSVACRRLLEDGLRNPDAVALADPRLFAGLTERVTCFATNALVAAVRDGLADEYDDWRDLLADPGLSLGRTDPDRDPLGYRTVMALRLAGGIDAEEVLARTSVFPETGLLRTLESGGIDAAFAYRNMAVEHDLPHLALPDRIDFSNPEFADEYAEASVELENRTVTGAPIRYAANARTPRGEEWVRKLTSATETLEDAGFGVPESYPRQRDVSG; encoded by the coding sequence ATGCCGAATCGGCGCGATGTCGTCCGTCGCGGTGCCGGTCTGTTCGCTGTCGGGAGTGCTGTGGGCGTCGGCGCGCTGGCGGTCCGGTCGGACGCCGACGAAACCGAGGCCGGACGAGACCGGGCGTCCTCGACCACCGAGCGAGAGCGAGGCCGGGCGAACGTCCTCGTCGCCGGAAGCCTCCAGAAACTCGCCACCGAAGTCGGCCGCGCCAGCGTCGAGGCCCACGGGAGCGTCGCCTGCCGCCGCCTGCTCGAAGACGGCCTGCGCAATCCCGACGCGGTGGCGCTGGCCGACCCGCGCCTCTTTGCCGGACTGACAGAGCGCGTCACCTGTTTCGCCACGAACGCGCTGGTCGCGGCGGTCCGCGACGGCCTCGCCGACGAGTACGACGACTGGCGGGACCTCCTCGCGGACCCCGGCCTCTCGCTCGGCCGGACCGACCCCGACCGCGACCCCCTCGGGTACCGGACCGTGATGGCGCTCCGACTCGCCGGGGGTATCGACGCCGAGGAGGTCCTCGCCAGAACGAGCGTCTTCCCCGAGACCGGTCTCCTCCGGACGCTGGAATCGGGCGGCATCGACGCCGCGTTCGCCTACCGGAACATGGCGGTCGAACACGACCTGCCGCACCTCGCGCTCCCCGACCGAATCGACTTCTCGAACCCCGAGTTCGCCGACGAGTACGCCGAGGCCAGCGTGGAACTGGAGAACCGGACCGTCACGGGAGCGCCGATTCGCTACGCCGCGAACGCCCGGACTCCTCGGGGCGAGGAGTGGGTCCGGAAGTTGACCAGCGCGACAGAGACGCTGGAAGACGCCGGGTTCGGGGTTCCGGAGTCGTACCCCCGCCAGCGCGACGTTTCGGGGTAG